The Gemmatimonadaceae bacterium DNA segment ATCTCGTCGGCGCGGGGGCTGACGCGGGCGGCGATGGCCGAGAGCATCCCGACGCCAGCGTAGGCGATGGCGATGCCGAGGGCGGCGCCTCCGAGCGCGAGCACGAGGTTCTCGGCGATGAGCAGGCGGCGGATGCGCTCGCTGCCGGCACCGAGGGCGGCGCGCAGGGTGAGTTCGTGCTCGCGGCGCACGCCGCGCATCAGCGCGAGGTTGGCGACGTTGGCGCAGGCGATGATGAGCACGAAGGCGGCGACGCCGAGCAGCAGGATCAGCGTGAGGCGGGCATCGGCGGCCAGGACTTCCTTGAAGGGCGTGACGCTGACCGAGTAGCCGGAGGCCTTGTCGTACATCTCCGGGAACTGCTCGTGCGCGCGCGAGGTGACCAGGACGACTTCCTGCCGCGCTTGGTCGACCGTGGCGTCGGGCGAGAGGCGGGCGATGACCTCGGTCATCCGGTGCGTGCGGCCGTCCTGCATCAGCGCGCTCACGTGGTGCTCGCTGATGCTCATATTCATCAGGGCGTCGAAGCGTCCCGGGAAGAACGGCGCCGACTGCAGCACGCCGATGACCTCGACGTTGCGCCCGCCGATGCGCAGGGTGCGTCCCACGACGTCTCCGGCGCCGCCGAAGTACGTCTGCCAGTACTGGTGCGTGAGCATAACGACCGGCGCGGCGCCGGCGCCGTCGTCGTCGGCGTTGAAGGGCCGTCCCATCACGGGGGCGAGGCCCATCACGCTGAGGTAGTTGCCGGTGACGAGGCCGACGTCGATCTGCGAGGCGCGGTCCTCGTCCACGAAGTTCAGCGTGAGCGGCGAGTACTCGGCGATCTGCCCGAGCGTGCTCGCGTCGCGGCGGAAGTCGTTGATCTCCGGTACGGAGAAGGCGATGGCGTCGCCGGTGGCGGCGATGGTGTGGCGGAGGTAGACGAGCTGGTCGCCGTCGCGGTGGGGCAGGGGCTTGAGCAGCACGCCGCGCACGACGGAGAAGATGGCGGTGTTGGCGCCGATGCCGAGGCCGAGCGTGAGGATGACGGCGATGGCGAAGCCGCGGGCGTTGGCGAGGCTGCGGAGGACGTAGCGGAGGTCGAGGCGCATCGGGAAGCTCGGGGGGAGCGGGCGAGTTCTTTCGGCTACGAAGAAACTACTCCATCAGTCCCCGGATTGTTGCCCGTGGCGGTCTCTTGCCCCGTCGCGCGCCCTGCGCCCCCTTTACGCCGTCGGTAAGTTCCCCTCACGATGCCTTGGATCCCGACCTTCCTGAGCCTGCTCGCGGTGACCGGCGTGCCGCTCGCGGTGATTGCGCTACTGGCCGGTTCGGGCCGGGGCTTGGGCCGCGTGTTGCCGGTGCTCGTGAGCTTCGGAGCGGGGGCGCTGATTGGTGCGGCGGTGTTCCACCTGCTGCCCGAGGCCTACGAACGGCATCCAGCGGTGGGCTTCGTGGCGCTGAGCGTTGCGGCCGGCCTGGTGGGGTCGTACGCGGTGGAGCGCTGGCTGCACCGCTTCCAGCACACGGCGCACGAGGCGCCGCCCCAAGACGCGTCGCTCAGCGCCTTCGACGACCCGTCGATGGTGGCGGTGAGCTTCGGTGCGGATGCGGTGCACAACTTCGTGGACGGCGCGCTGATCGCGGCGGCCTTTCTCGCGGGCACGGGGCCGGGTGTGGCGACGGCGATGGCGATGCTGGCGCACGAACTGCCGCGCGAGGTGGGTACCTTCGGCGTATTCGTGCACTACGGCACGCGCCCGCGGCGGGCAGTGGCGTTCACGGCGCTGAGCGGTCTGTTGGCCTTCGTCGGCGCGGCGCTGACGCTGTGGCTGGGTGAGGAGACGGCGCACGCGGCCGAGGTGGTGGTGCCGGTGGCGGCGGGGTCGTTCCTGTTCGTGGGCGGGGCCGTGATGGCGTCGCAGCTGAAGGCGCAGCGCACCTGGGACTTGCCGCGGCAGCAGGTGATGGCCTGCGCCGCCGGCTTCGCCCTCTCGGCCGCCGCGACGCTACTGGGCGGCGGGCACTAAGCGGATCCGAAACGACGACGCCCCCGGCACCTGACGGTGCCGGGGGCGTCGCGGCCTGCCGGAGTGCGGATTACGAGATCGTCACCTGCGCGAGGTTCTGCAGTGCTTGCTGCAGGTCGCGGATCTTGTTGCGGTCGCAGGCGTTGCGGGCCTCGGTATCGAGCGTACCGGCGACGCGCTGCAGCGCCTGCTGCCGCTCGCTGCCTGTGGCGCGCTCGGCGTTGCTGATGGCGTTCCGGATATCGGTGACGCGCGAGGCGGTGAGGCAGCCGTTGCGCTCGGCCTGGTCGAGATACGCCTTGGCCAGCGCGAAGCTCGGCGGCCAGGAGAGGCGCGGCTGACCCTGTGCGTTGAACTCGGCGAAGCGGACCGTCTTGGCCGCGTCGATCTCGTTCTGCGTCAGGTGCTGGCTCGGCGTGAGCTCGGCAATGTCGATGCCGCGGGCGATCTCGGACGAGACGATGACGCCGTTGTACCAGTAGGTGGACCAGGCGCCGCCCATCTCCATCCGGTTGGCGTTCACCGGACCGCGGTCAAAGAACGCGATCTCGTACGGGTTGCGCGCGTCCGTCCAGTCGAAGACGGAGACGCCACCCTGGTACCAGGACTGCACCATAATGTCGCGGCCGGGCACCGGCACGAGCGAACCGTTGTGCGCGACGCAGTTCTCCTGGTCGGTCTGGATGGTCGGGATCTTGAAGTAGCTCTCGAACACCATCTTGCGGTTCTCGATGCGGAAGATGGCGTTGGCGCCCCACTCGTAGTTGTCGGTGGCGCGGCACTTCGGCGCGCCGCCGCCGCCCCACTCGTCCGAGAAGAGGATCTTGCTGCCGTCATTGCTGAATGTGGCGGAGTGCCAGTACGCGAAGTTGGAGTCGGCGACGGCGTCGATGCGCACCGGGTTCACCGGATCGCTGATGTCGAGCAGCAGGCCGTGGCCTTCGCAGGCGCCGCCGGCGAGGCCGAGGGCCGGGTAGACGGTGATGTCGTGGCACTGCGAGGTGGGCGAGACCGGGCCACCGGGCTGGGCGCCGCCGCCGATGAGGCGATCGACCACGCCTTGGATGCCGGCACGCAGTGCGGCGGAGTCGGCGCCCGTCGGGGCACCGGAGCCGCCGCGGGCACGGACCACGGAGTCGAGCTGCGCGCGGATGAAGCCGGCGCCGAGGACGAGCGGCAGGCCGGTCTGGGAGTTATTGACGACGAAGGCGCCGGCGGCGCGTGCGGAATCCGCACGGCTGAGAGCGACGGTCCGCTCCGCGGCGGTGGGTCCGTGCTCGTGCGGCTGGCTGAGGCCGGTGAAGATGTCGGCCCGGTTGACGATGGCCGCGGCGGCCGGGTTGGTCAGCGGGACCTTGATGATCTCGATCTTCATCAGGGACGAGCGCGGATTCTTGTCCGGCGTCTCGTTGATGCAGCCCTCGAGTTCGGAGTTCTGCCGCACGGGTGCGGAGCCGGAGACGTAGATGTAGATGTTCTCGCGGTCGCGCGGGTTCTCGACGACGGTGTGCGTGTGCGAGCCGCGGCAGGTCTGCACGCCGGCGACAAGGCGGGGCTCACGGATGTTGCTGATGTCGAAGACGCGCACGCCGCGGAAGCGCAGTGGGTTGGACTGGCCGGTGGGCGCCTGCGTGCCGCAGTCGGTGCGGCCGTTGAAGGCCTCGGCCGAGAGGAAGAGCAGGTTGCCGTAGACCGAGACGTCGTTCTGCGAGGCGGGGCAGGTGACGGCGGCGACGACGGTGGGGTTGGCCGGGTTGGAGATGTCCCAGATCACCGGACCGTTGTAGTTGCCTTGGATGGCGTAGTTGCCGGTGAAGGCGAGGTCGGAGTTGGTGATGCCGAGGAAGCCCTCGGGCGACCGGGCCGTGCCGACGATGCGCATATTGCTCGTGGCGACGCCGGCATCGAAGAGGCCGGCGGCGAGGCCGACGCGGCGGTCATTGCGGAAGGCCTCGCCGGTGGGGCCGCGCATCTGCTGGGCCGTCGGCGTGGTCTCGACGCTGCGCTGGCTGCAGGCAGCAACGACGAGCGTCGCGACGGCAAGCGCGAGTCGGGTGAACGAATGCTTCATTGGAACCCTCTGCTGAATGTGGTCGAGCTAGGGGACAACAACGGTCATTCCGGCGGCACGCCGCCGCGTTCGAGCAGCATCTGGAGCATCCGGCGGATCTCGGTGGACTGGTCCACCTCGACGTCGGCGGCAAAGCGGAAGACGGTCTCGTCGATGGCACCGCCATCGCGGATGAGTTGCTGGACCATCGTCACGGCGCCGCGGTGGTGCGAGATCATCCGTTGGAGGAAGAGCAGGTTGAAGGCCTCGCCGCGGGCGGCATCGAGCTCTGCCAACTGGGCCTCGGAGAGCATCCCGGCCATCGTGCCGTGGTCGTGGTGCATCCCGTGGCCGGCGCGTTCGTCGGCGGTGGCAGCGGGCGGCGGCGTGAGGACACCCTCGCGGCTGACACGCGGGAACGGGCGGCTGCGGTCGGCCAGCCAGCGCTGCATCAGCGTGATGTCGTCGGTCTGGGCGTTGATAATGCGCGCCGCCAGCGTCGCCAGCTCGGGGTCGCTGGTGTGTGTCGGCACCCACCGCGAGATGAGAATGGCCTGCGCGTGATGGCCGATCATATCGGTCATAAAGCGCAGGTCGGCCTCGGTGTATGGCAGGCGGATGGAGTCGGCTCGGATCTGGTCCTCGAGGGACCGGACCTGGGGGGCGCCGCCGGCTCCGCCGCGGGGGGCACAGGCCGCCAATGAGGCGGCCAGAAGCAACAGGATGGGGAGAGATCGCATTCCGAGGATACTAATGATTGGACACCCGAGACGCGGTCGGGGTTGCTCCCAATCTACCTCGGACGGCGGCGGTCGGTTTCAGCGTCGTGGGTCAGCCCGCGCGCTCCAGAGTGAGCGTGTAGCGTCCGGTTTCGCCTTCGCTCAGCGAGTTGGCGTAGATGCTGTACCGGCCGGCCCGCTCCAGCGTGAACGCGATCTGCGCGTCGGTGGTGTCGGCGCCAGGGATGTC contains these protein-coding regions:
- a CDS encoding DUF305 domain-containing protein, whose amino-acid sequence is MRSLPILLLLAASLAACAPRGGAGGAPQVRSLEDQIRADSIRLPYTEADLRFMTDMIGHHAQAILISRWVPTHTSDPELATLAARIINAQTDDITLMQRWLADRSRPFPRVSREGVLTPPPAATADERAGHGMHHDHGTMAGMLSEAQLAELDAARGEAFNLLFLQRMISHHRGAVTMVQQLIRDGGAIDETVFRFAADVEVDQSTEIRRMLQMLLERGGVPPE
- a CDS encoding ZIP family metal transporter, which produces MPWIPTFLSLLAVTGVPLAVIALLAGSGRGLGRVLPVLVSFGAGALIGAAVFHLLPEAYERHPAVGFVALSVAAGLVGSYAVERWLHRFQHTAHEAPPQDASLSAFDDPSMVAVSFGADAVHNFVDGALIAAAFLAGTGPGVATAMAMLAHELPREVGTFGVFVHYGTRPRRAVAFTALSGLLAFVGAALTLWLGEETAHAAEVVVPVAAGSFLFVGGAVMASQLKAQRTWDLPRQQVMACAAGFALSAAATLLGGGH